From Methanomicrobiales archaeon HGW-Methanomicrobiales-1, a single genomic window includes:
- the dph2 gene encoding diphthamide biosynthesis enzyme Dph2 — MNDISDLVNRLKQRGARTVALQFPAGLKRRAAEYTAGLKEAGFAVIISGDPCYGACDLALDTLDYADVLVHIGHTPVDERENVIFEPYPVDFDVAVLAEALPFLKEKTVGLVTTVQHIHLIPAMEAFLQEKRIDVRVADGGTRAPNRGQVLGCSFAAARATKAPEILFVGTGVFHPIGIALSTGARVIALDPLTGIAQEVSGDTLLRRRFAVIEKARGAETIGIIVSSKCGQARMALAERLSVLSPKAVIVTMREVSPDELLNLGFACYVNTACPRLAYDDQVRFPAPVLSPQEFEILCGVRTWDDYAIDEIV; from the coding sequence TTGAACGATATCTCTGATCTGGTCAATCGTTTGAAGCAGCGGGGGGCACGTACCGTTGCCCTCCAGTTTCCTGCCGGGCTCAAGCGGCGGGCAGCGGAGTATACCGCAGGCCTGAAGGAGGCCGGTTTTGCGGTCATCATCAGCGGCGATCCCTGTTATGGCGCCTGCGATCTCGCCCTCGATACTCTTGATTATGCAGACGTGCTCGTGCATATCGGTCACACGCCGGTCGATGAACGGGAGAACGTGATCTTCGAGCCCTACCCGGTCGATTTTGATGTCGCTGTGCTGGCAGAAGCCCTCCCGTTCCTGAAAGAAAAGACCGTGGGGCTCGTTACCACCGTGCAGCACATCCACCTTATCCCCGCCATGGAAGCATTCCTGCAGGAAAAGAGGATAGACGTGCGGGTAGCCGATGGGGGAACACGGGCACCCAACCGGGGGCAGGTACTCGGGTGCAGCTTTGCGGCAGCCCGGGCCACGAAGGCTCCGGAAATACTCTTTGTCGGCACCGGTGTCTTCCACCCGATCGGCATTGCCCTGTCCACGGGAGCACGGGTAATCGCGCTCGATCCCCTGACCGGTATTGCGCAGGAAGTCAGTGGCGATACTCTCCTGCGCCGGCGGTTCGCGGTGATTGAAAAGGCCCGGGGTGCAGAAACGATCGGCATTATCGTGAGCTCCAAGTGCGGGCAGGCGCGGATGGCACTCGCAGAGCGTTTATCCGTGCTCTCACCCAAAGCAGTGATCGTTACCATGCGGGAAGTGAGCCCGGATGAACTGCTCAACCTCGGGTTTGCCTGCTATGTCAACACGGCCTGCCCCCGGCTTGCCTACGATGACCAGGTACGCTTCCCCGCACCCGTCCTCTCCCCGCAGGAGTTCGAAATCCTCTGCGGGGTCCGGACATGGGACGACTATGCCATTGACGAGATTGTATGA
- a CDS encoding macrocin-O-methyltransferase codes for MSLFHKKKLFSAVDSVLPSRLLLKFRKFVFFEPFIGNDIANRGRFSHYGCLERKEFARILKKIRSETELLLEDIEAYHIYMAVKRTQKVPGDIAEVGVYKGGSAKIICSAKGDKSLHLFDTFEGLPKVEDIDMVWPFYEGKFAASFESVQEYLKGNSNVFFYKGFFPDTSGPVVDKNFSMVNLDVDTYESSKLCLEFFYSRMTPGGIILSHDYVTAPGVKKAFDDFFADKREPVLETAGSQCLVVKV; via the coding sequence ATGAGCCTGTTTCATAAGAAAAAACTGTTCAGTGCAGTGGATTCCGTCCTGCCAAGCAGGCTTTTATTAAAATTCCGCAAGTTCGTTTTTTTTGAACCCTTTATTGGCAATGATATCGCAAACCGGGGCAGGTTCTCCCACTACGGTTGTCTGGAACGCAAGGAGTTTGCACGGATCTTAAAGAAAATACGGTCAGAAACCGAACTGCTGCTCGAAGACATTGAGGCCTATCACATCTACATGGCCGTGAAACGGACGCAGAAGGTGCCGGGCGATATTGCGGAAGTTGGTGTGTACAAAGGCGGTTCGGCAAAGATTATCTGCTCGGCAAAGGGTGATAAATCCCTTCACCTCTTTGATACGTTCGAAGGATTGCCCAAGGTTGAAGATATCGATATGGTCTGGCCGTTTTACGAAGGCAAATTTGCCGCATCGTTCGAATCGGTCCAGGAATACCTCAAAGGCAACAGCAACGTGTTCTTCTACAAGGGATTCTTTCCCGATACCTCAGGACCTGTTGTAGATAAGAACTTCTCGATGGTGAATCTCGACGTTGATACCTACGAGAGTTCCAAGCTCTGCCTTGAGTTCTTCTACTCCCGGATGACCCCGGGAGGCATCATCCTCTCCCACGACTATGTGACAGCACCCGGCGTGAAGAAAGCATTCGATGACTTTTTTGCAGACAAGAGAGAGCCGGTGCTCGAAACCGCAGGCTCCCAATGCCTTGTTGTCAAGGTCTGA
- a CDS encoding response regulator — protein sequence MTKILLVEDDDIVARVTIWRLQKIGYEVCGRATNSADALSLAQEHHPDLILMDINIDGPHDGIETAKMLKDISDARLVYITSQTDDETVERAVDTHPAGFIAKPFDTKDLKIAIEIALQKK from the coding sequence ATGACGAAGATCCTCTTGGTTGAAGATGATGATATTGTTGCACGGGTTACTATCTGGCGCCTGCAAAAAATTGGATACGAAGTCTGCGGGAGGGCGACGAACAGTGCCGATGCCCTTTCCCTGGCACAGGAACACCACCCCGATCTCATTCTTATGGACATCAATATTGACGGCCCCCATGACGGGATAGAGACCGCGAAGATGCTCAAAGATATTTCCGATGCACGGCTCGTGTATATTACGTCACAGACTGACGATGAGACCGTTGAACGTGCGGTCGATACTCACCCGGCCGGTTTCATAGCAAAACCCTTTGATACCAAGGATCTCAAGATCGCAATCGAGATCGCACTCCAGAAAAAATAA
- a CDS encoding MFS transporter, with the protein MVTDIYMPVLPAILPLLILNNGYSYFTAGLLITAYNVTSSFTQPVFGWLSDTKGLTINISVSLLISAVFVGLMGIAHNYYLIMLFAILAALGHACFHPAALSMVSRLCSSENRGRLTSYFVVGGNFGYAIGPVLAGALAMWLGLPGLLLLIIPAVIMAFALKYILPGGITRACPPLATPGDTPPVVTSKKPFIILMIASILRAWAIFAAVTFLPTYLVSQGYDLVMASVIVTLMLLAGVAGQIAGGHFSDRYGRKEFMIFGLVLCIPPFGIFMLTGGILSIIGLILFGFFLWSTFAVAVAMSHELLPGNVGLASGIMLGLAIGFGGLGVAVNGIIADHYSLAAALGTIPIPIAFAIILMIILPYPWKTLRQKHITVPPR; encoded by the coding sequence ATGGTCACCGACATCTACATGCCGGTGCTGCCTGCGATACTGCCGCTTCTGATCCTCAATAACGGGTACTCGTATTTTACCGCGGGTCTCTTAATCACGGCCTACAATGTCACCTCGTCGTTCACCCAGCCGGTATTCGGCTGGCTCTCCGACACAAAAGGACTGACTATCAATATCAGCGTCAGCCTGCTCATATCGGCGGTATTTGTCGGCCTGATGGGCATTGCCCATAACTATTATCTCATCATGCTCTTTGCCATACTCGCCGCACTCGGTCATGCCTGTTTCCACCCGGCAGCGCTGAGCATGGTGAGCCGCCTGTGCAGCAGCGAGAACCGGGGCAGGCTCACGTCATACTTCGTTGTTGGCGGTAATTTCGGGTACGCAATCGGCCCGGTACTGGCCGGGGCCCTTGCCATGTGGCTGGGACTGCCCGGGCTCCTCCTGCTCATTATTCCAGCAGTCATCATGGCCTTTGCCTTAAAGTATATCCTGCCCGGGGGCATCACGAGAGCCTGCCCCCCATTAGCGACACCGGGGGATACACCCCCTGTAGTCACGTCAAAAAAACCGTTCATCATCCTGATGATTGCCTCCATCCTCAGGGCCTGGGCAATTTTTGCCGCAGTCACGTTCCTGCCTACCTATCTCGTCTCGCAGGGCTATGACCTGGTGATGGCGAGCGTGATAGTCACCCTGATGCTGCTGGCCGGCGTTGCCGGGCAGATTGCAGGAGGACATTTCTCGGACCGGTACGGCAGGAAAGAGTTCATGATCTTTGGCCTCGTGCTCTGTATCCCCCCGTTTGGCATCTTCATGCTTACAGGCGGGATCCTGTCGATCATCGGCCTGATCCTCTTCGGGTTCTTCCTCTGGTCCACCTTTGCCGTGGCCGTTGCCATGTCCCACGAGCTCCTGCCCGGGAACGTAGGGCTCGCCTCGGGCATCATGCTCGGGCTTGCGATCGGGTTCGGGGGTCTCGGCGTGGCAGTCAACGGCATCATCGCCGACCATTACTCACTTGCCGCAGCGCTCGGTACGATTCCGATCCCGATTGCTTTTGCCATTATCCTGATGATCATCCTCCCCTACCCGTGGAAGACGCTCCGGCAGAAACACATTACCGTACCCCCCCGGTAA
- a CDS encoding alpha/beta hydrolase produces the protein MIIDPIGDLLSALKSGIPDSNKLPARAREEFSKLYAEFQEIEQPKLEQVVIRDGLDGFWITVPESLPERTVLFLHGGGFTVGSTRDHIGICTNLARACRSRVFSVDYRLAPEHVFPAAAEDALCAYQYLIAHGTPPHHIVPIGISAGGTLVIDLLISARDRKLPLPLAAVCLSPLTDMQFPGESVERNAELDWITPARLHAIRTVYLGGKDPKDPLASPVHAQLHGLPRLYIQVGTHELLLSDVAAFVQKARWAGSPVQLELWEGMFHCWQVFSRDVPEAKRAIEHIGSFVQDTLAR, from the coding sequence ATGATCATTGATCCAATCGGGGATCTCCTCTCCGCGCTCAAATCAGGAATCCCGGACTCCAATAAACTGCCTGCCCGGGCCCGCGAAGAGTTTTCCAAATTGTATGCGGAGTTCCAGGAGATTGAGCAGCCGAAGCTGGAACAGGTGGTGATCCGCGACGGGCTGGACGGGTTCTGGATCACCGTTCCCGAGTCCCTGCCGGAACGCACGGTCCTTTTCCTCCATGGCGGGGGATTTACCGTGGGCTCGACCCGGGATCATATCGGTATCTGCACAAACCTAGCCCGGGCCTGCCGCTCCAGGGTGTTCTCGGTGGACTACCGGCTCGCCCCCGAGCATGTCTTTCCTGCAGCAGCGGAAGATGCTCTCTGCGCCTACCAGTACCTTATCGCTCACGGGACTCCCCCCCATCACATTGTCCCGATTGGCATCTCGGCAGGGGGAACGCTGGTGATCGATCTTTTGATCTCTGCAAGGGATCGGAAACTGCCTCTTCCCCTTGCAGCAGTCTGCCTGTCACCATTGACCGATATGCAGTTTCCCGGAGAATCCGTTGAAAGAAATGCGGAACTCGACTGGATCACCCCGGCCCGGCTCCATGCGATCCGCACGGTATACCTGGGAGGAAAGGATCCCAAAGATCCACTCGCATCACCGGTGCATGCCCAGCTGCACGGGCTCCCCCGGCTCTATATCCAGGTCGGGACGCACGAGCTCCTGCTTTCGGATGTGGCAGCCTTTGTCCAGAAAGCGCGCTGGGCGGGATCACCCGTTCAGCTGGAACTCTGGGAAGGGATGTTCCATTGCTGGCAGGTCTTTTCCCGTGATGTGCCGGAAGCCAAAAGAGCGATTGAGCACATCGGGTCATTCGTGCAGGACACCCTGGCCCGGTAA
- a CDS encoding methyltransferase — translation MKLKQLEMTLQKAKGYEKPRPSLEQYMTPAPLAARMLYHALMKGDIEGKRVCDLGSGTGVLAIGAALLGAGSVKGVEKDPNAVAVAQENAALFDADVEFITADIQDPTLPEKIGACDTVVMNPPFGAQKIHADRPFVDLAITVAPVVYSIFNAGSTPFVKAFIRKRAEVAEQVGSAFAIKRTFAFHTRDVLEFEVEILRLVRKP, via the coding sequence ATGAAATTAAAACAACTTGAGATGACACTCCAGAAGGCGAAAGGGTATGAAAAGCCCCGGCCTTCGCTCGAACAATACATGACCCCCGCCCCGCTTGCCGCCCGCATGCTCTATCATGCGCTGATGAAGGGTGACATCGAGGGTAAACGCGTCTGCGATCTTGGGAGTGGTACGGGAGTACTGGCAATCGGCGCTGCACTCCTTGGCGCCGGGTCGGTAAAAGGAGTGGAGAAAGATCCCAATGCCGTTGCCGTGGCGCAGGAGAACGCGGCGCTTTTCGATGCTGACGTGGAGTTCATCACCGCAGATATCCAGGATCCAACGCTACCGGAGAAGATCGGCGCCTGCGACACCGTGGTCATGAACCCACCGTTCGGGGCACAGAAGATACATGCAGATCGCCCGTTCGTCGATCTTGCCATCACCGTTGCACCGGTGGTGTACAGTATATTTAATGCGGGTTCCACCCCATTTGTAAAAGCCTTCATCCGTAAACGGGCGGAAGTTGCCGAACAGGTCGGCAGTGCCTTTGCCATCAAACGCACCTTTGCCTTCCACACCCGGGACGTGCTGGAGTTCGAGGTCGAGATCCTACGACTGGTACGGAAACCATAA
- a CDS encoding flavoredoxin has product MKRSFGPRTVAYPLPVFLVGTYNEAGKPDAMVAAWGGICSSDPPSIAVSVRPSRQTYRNLMAKKEFTVSIPSAGQVSRADVFGIASGADTDKFLRAGLTPVKAEKVDAPYVGECPVVLECRVSQTVVIGSHTQFIGEILDVKIDEKVLDAGGKPDLAKINPMGFDVTRSEYFRCGAVVGKAFSAGKKHLS; this is encoded by the coding sequence ATGAAGCGATCCTTTGGTCCACGCACGGTTGCCTACCCGCTCCCGGTATTTCTTGTCGGGACGTACAACGAAGCCGGGAAACCCGATGCCATGGTTGCTGCATGGGGAGGCATCTGTTCTTCCGATCCCCCCAGCATCGCGGTATCGGTCCGCCCCTCCCGCCAGACCTACCGGAACCTGATGGCAAAAAAAGAATTTACCGTCAGCATCCCCTCGGCTGGTCAGGTGAGCCGGGCGGATGTATTCGGGATCGCATCGGGGGCAGATACCGATAAATTCCTCCGGGCCGGGTTAACACCGGTAAAAGCGGAAAAAGTCGATGCCCCGTATGTGGGAGAATGCCCGGTTGTGCTGGAATGCCGGGTCTCACAGACGGTTGTAATCGGTTCCCACACGCAGTTTATCGGCGAAATCCTTGATGTGAAGATCGATGAGAAGGTGCTGGACGCAGGGGGAAAACCCGATCTTGCAAAGATCAATCCCATGGGGTTCGATGTGACCCGATCCGAATACTTCCGGTGCGGGGCCGTTGTGGGAAAGGCGTTCAGCGCGGGAAAAAAGCATCTTTCCTGA